A portion of the Magnolia sinica isolate HGM2019 chromosome 17, MsV1, whole genome shotgun sequence genome contains these proteins:
- the LOC131231481 gene encoding uncharacterized protein LOC131231481: MKSKKKNSTLVIFFLLSIFISSQDGTFIRSAEGKRRAHIPDDLDDVIDDEEDEAWKEWGKTSKSKDFDPPPDLSEMDPAKIQAEMMKWNTGPSIGFVKLKLGVRRSPDVVSEIAMKWTKVLKTGAIAAKFMAVDTNTIMFNMEKGQDTEELKDFIFSQPESYEIKIGDYVSRRPGDPPLEEVIDTLHQQENEAEGLDSMKEPEHPKDEF; the protein is encoded by the exons ATGAAAAGTAAGAAGAAGAACAGTACTCTCGTTATATTTTTCCTCCTTTCGATCTTCATTTCCTCTCAAGATGGCACATTTATCCGATCGGCAGAGGGAAAGAGGCGGGCACACATCCCTGACGATCTTGACGACGTGATCGACGACGAAGAGGACGAGGCGTGGAAGGAATGGGGGAAGACATCGAAGTCGAAGGATTTTGACCCACCTCCCGATCTCTCGGAAATGGATCCGGCAAAGATCCAGGCCGAGATGATGAAGTGGAACACTGGGCCATCCATCGGGTTCGTCAAGCTCAAATTGGGCGTTCGTCGGTCGCCG GATGTTGTGTCAGAGATTGCAATGAAATGGACTAAGGTTCTCAAGACTGGAGCTATAGCGGCTAAGTTCATGGCTGTTGATACAAACACAATCATGTTCAACATGGAGAAGGGACAAGACACTGAAGAG TTGAAAGACTTCATCTTTAGCCAGCCAGAGTCATATGAAATCAAGATAGGTGATTATGTGTCACGAAGGCCTGGGGATCCTCCTCTTGAGGAAGTCATTGATACGCTCCATCAGCAGGAAAATGAAGCTGAGGGCCTTGATTCCATGAAAGAGCCAGAGCATCCAAAGGATGAGTTCTAG